A stretch of the Rosa rugosa chromosome 5, drRosRugo1.1, whole genome shotgun sequence genome encodes the following:
- the LOC133711808 gene encoding uncharacterized protein LOC133711808, with protein sequence MNNLWDQIRRSQDEDDEEMMATNAIVIAAVAEESGNQHRGRVSHLGRAPNEERLREERGKGMLADYFVDRPVFKDPVFRTRYRMSLNLFKHISTDLCQYDRYFVQRSDATGKVGLLPKQKMTAALRMLAYGAGADQCAEYCRMAKSTSVAAFQHFTRGIVDLYSAEYLRAPTAADLRRLLAKAERRGFPGMIRSIDCMHWQWKNCPTGWAGEYSGRKQIPTIILEAVASYDTWIWHAFFGMPGACNDLNVLAKSPLFDELTAGRAPLIQFQEIEFAKAQEGYRKDVERCFGILQSRFGIVRGAARGWHKEDLRYIMLTCIILHNMIVENERPEDNDDELESDDEEDNNMRPRIAEVWEGPTDRDFDPVGRDAHHMNGFMDRYQQIRSEHSHSNLQEDLIQHFWEFQGNKSI encoded by the exons ATGAACAATTTGTGGGATCAAATTCGACGGTctcaggatgaagatgatgaagagatgaTGGCCACCAACGCCATTGTCATCGCTGCAGTCGCAGAAGAATCTGGAAACCAACACCGAGGGCGCGTTTCTCATCTGGGTCGTGCACCAAATGAGGAACGACTTAGAGAAGAAAGGGGCAAAGGTATGTTGGCCGACTACTTTGTCGACCGGCCAGTGTTCAAAGATCCGGTGTTCCGAACACGTTACAGGATGAGTCTCAATCTCTTCAAGCATATATCTACTGACCTTTGCCAGTATGATCGTTACTTTGTTCAAAGGTCAGATGCTACCGGCAAAGTCGGACTGCTTCCGAAGCAGAAGATGACAGCTGCCTTGCGAATGCTTGCTTATGGTGCAGGGGCAGATCAATGTGCTGAGTATTGTCGGATGGCGAAATCCACCTCCGTCGCAGCCTTTCAGCACTTTACACGAGGAATTGTTGATCTTTACTCAGCAGAATACCTCCGCGCTCCTACTGCAGCCGACCTTAGACGACTTCTTGCCAAAGCTGAGAGGAGAGGTTTTCCAGGAATGATTAGGAGCATCGACTGTATGCATtggcaatggaagaattgtccGACAGGTTGGGCTGGAGAATATAGTGGTAGGAAACAGATCCCCACTATCATCCTGGAAGCAGTTGCATCTTACGACACCTGGATTTGGCACGCATTCTTTGGAATGCCCGGGGCATGCAACGACTTGAACGTCTTGGCAAAGTCTCCGTTGTTTGATGAGCTTACCGCCGGTAGAGCACCTCTGATCCAATTCCAA GAAATCGAGTTTGCAAAGGCTCAAGAGGGGTATAGGAAGGATGTAGAAAGatgttttggtatattacagTCACGGTTTGGTATTGTTAGAGGAGCTGCTCGTGGGTGGCATAAAGAGGACCTTCGATACATCATGTTGACTtgtattatattacacaacatgatTGTCGAAAATGAACGACCTGAAGACAACGATGATGAGTTGGAGTCCGATGATGAGGAGGATAACAATATGAGGCCTAGGATTGCTGAGGTATGGGAGGGACCAACCGATAGAGACTTTGATCCTGTTGGtagagatgctcatcatatgaaCGGATTCATGGACCGCTACCAACAAATTAGATCTGAGCACAGTCACTCCAACCTTCAGGAAGACCTCATTCAACACTTTTGGGAATTTCAAGGCAATAAGAGTATCTAG